TTTGTGCAGATGTTCAACACAAGTCTAAGGGAGTTCACAGAGACATTTTAGTTATTGCTGCTGACATTTCGGATTGTAAAGCAAGTTTCCTGATATACTGCTGCAAACACAGTGCTCTCCTGGTTATTATCAGTGACAGAGACAATTCTCTCCTGTAATTTTATGGGGGAGGTAACTGTTTCTCCTTAGATATTCTGCAGAATGCACTGAAGATGGGCATTTGCTTTATTACAACATTGTGTGAGAAATGCCGGTTTATGCTGAAATCACTAATGTAAGTCAGGTTAAGACAAAAATGCAGGTTAAGACAAAAATTCAAGTTAAGCTTCATTGCAGCATTCAAACAGgcaatataattaaaataataccaGTATTAAAGTGcattttatatacaaaatactCTGgaatttaaatgcttaaaaaagtTGCTCACCTTTCAAACTCTCTTGTTTTGGTGCATTCTTGGGCTCCTTTACTAATCACTATTAAAAAGTCTTGTGTTAAGACAAATGGCACACGCTCTCTTTTATAAccaaattttttcttcttatggTCAAGGAAGTGGCCAAAGTCAATGTGAAACAGcttagaaagacaaaaaattatttaaggATTAGTAATCTTGTTTAAAGGATGTTattgtaaaattaaattaaaattaaattgagtTTGGATGGATTTTGTTAAACAAACTCATATCAAATTGAGATTATATTATGCTATGTTCCTGCAAAAAACATCTTACTTGTCCATCATCTTTCACCATGATGTTACTGTTGTGGCGATCACCAATGCCCAGTATAAAGGTAGCAACACAGTAGCCAGCACAAGAACGTGTAAACAAGTCAATAGCTGCATCATACctattgaaaacaaacaaaggagaCATTTTCCTACAGATATTCTAGTAACACAAAATtgcaggaacatttttttttttttaaagggaagaaCCAACTTTACTACCCTTGCTCAATGAAGTGGAGTTCCTAGACTTTAACaaagtaaggaagaaattcagcatactctgaaaacagaagtactTACAGTTAAGATCATGGAAGAGCAAGCCAGCTAGTAGGACTGTCTTTCTTCTGAAGACAGGCAGTAGCTTTCATTTTGATGAACTACTGTTAAAATACAGAGTTAAGCCCTGTCTTCATAGTTCTACCTTCAACTTATGCTTTACTGTTGAGAAGTCACACAACCACCCAACCTCATTAAATACAAGCTAAATAAAGCAGGACTATTAGGCAAATGAGGGCAGGGAAAAATACCGATGGATGTAATTTCCCACTTGATAAATTTTAGTTCTCTTGAAGCttcaataaaaaagaacaaatgaacatgaagaaaacaagcaacaaGAAATCTCACATTTCTCCTTTGTTCTTGTCCTTGAGCCACTGATGCAATGTATGGCTGTTGAACTGCAATGCTCCCTTTAAGCCTCCTTTACACTGGATCTGCATGATTGTATGAGAACTTCTCACTACCTCAATGAGTCCCACGCAGTCACCAATAGACAAACAACCATAAGGCAACATCCTGTAAGAGAAAGttgtttttataaaacacattttaagacAGCAAGCAACAGGTACTGTTTAATAATCCTTACCAGGTAAATTTCACGTTACTGACTTTAGGAtatgaaaatctatttttagtgttttacaGGTGTATTATCATTAGCTCCACGGAAAAAATGTACCAGGTATTAGTCTTGTAACATGCCAGCCACTGTATTCaccatttctgttctttagtTTTGTATCAAGGCAAAAGGCTACGGAAAAAATTATTGACATATTTTTGGAGACTTTGGGGAATCCACTggaaaaactttttaaaaagacattcaGCACGATTCAACAGTACCTGTTCAACtctattcaaaatgaaatattagagACAGAATCTAAATACCCAGAGAATGAACGTTAGTATTTCATGGATTACTATAAACAAGCAGCAGGTAATACACTGAATTAGCAGCATGGAACcttcaagattatttttttgaatagtGCCTGAACATAGTACAAAATTGTAACTGGAATCTACAGTCAGGAACATTACTATTTATCCAGACATTAATGGACTAACTGTACCCAGAAACACAGCCATTTACTCAGGCACTCTTTAAAAGATCATAGTCTGTTGCTTGAGAATGACCTCTAATGCTTACCGAAGATCAAGACCCTGATTTTGCCAGATGTTTTCCATAATTCTAATTATCTGTAGTGTCAGCATGTCTTGACGTAAGTCTGGAACAGTCAAATACAAAAGAGATTGCACGTTTCATAACATAGAACACTGTTACACTTTACCACCTAGAAGTATTTCTAACGGAAATGACGTTTGTATAGTTTAACATAGGTTTTGTTCTctcaaaagagaggaaaagcttttcaaaagctTGAGAATGAATATAAACTTGTGGCGATTTCAAagctgtttaaatatatattaaaaacaatggaATTGTCATGTCAATCAGCTAAACATTACACAGCTGGAATGAAgtcttgaaaacattttcatgtaagGAAACAAAGTATTAAATAGTGTGATGTTCCACCCCAACAGACTGAACGTTTAGGAACATAGACACTTTGCACATGCCTTTgagacaaatatttatttgtgcatgttcagtttttctggaaaagaaaattggtttggtcagtgttttttttttctttttttcaatgcatgttttttttatgCCTAAAAAAATACTACACAGTATGccaggaaaataaacagatacGTAGGTTTTGAATTACACTTATCTTTCCTTACCATCtccatttttaaagattatCTCATTGTTCTGAAACAACAATTCAGACATAATATCTGGGTTTTCCCAGTTCAACCATAGGGGCCTTTTTGCAGATGACATTATCCTGCACTCCTCAAGCCTATAAAGAGATAAGATTCATATGAAATAAGCATTCTTATACCATGTTTCTATAATTCTACTatgttctctgtgttttcttcaaaatctttGAAACAGTATCAAATAAGATCTGCACGGGTAACTGACAATCAACCACTGTTTCCAACTCGGAATTTAAATCACTAACGTCAATGCTAATCATTTGCTAAGCACAAAGGAAGAACTAGCTATATCATACATTTTCCTTTGGTAGCATGCATTCTTCACAAATGGAATAAGTATTGCAGTTCCTGCCACCTTATAGGAACAGCTAACTGTCATGTTGTTCTCTAATTTGTTAAATCATTACATTGAAACTACTTCACTCTGCTACATATTTTATTCAGCTAACTTTGATAATACTAGCATTTAGTATATGTTAACATTACTAGGAATTTACTTAAATATCTGgacaaattttaaaactgaagacaATACCGAAGATTTCCCAGCTGATGAGCAGGATTAAGAGGAGAGATAAAGCCTTGCAAAGCATCCATAAAATCTGGCCGTCTCATTTGTTCAACAAGAAACTTCATCTGCACCTGATAAATAATCACATTCAGGTTTTGAGAACACTGACTACATATAAATGAAGATAAGTATCaggtttcagctttttttttttaaaggatggtTTTGCACAATTAGCAACTCCATTTAGCCAGACATTACATAAATTGAAGCTCTTAGCTTTGGTTCTATTGCTTTAAGATGTAGACAATGgtaatgaaagcagaaaacactaCAGCTTCCAAGCAATATACTACCTACCAAAGTTAGTAGTATAGATATGTTCCTAGTTAATCAAATAAAACAGTTCTAGTAATTCCTTTGACTAAAAGCAACAGTTTTGGTATGTGGACAGCTTATAATACCTTCTGGgtctcatctttcttttcctgcttgaGAATATCTGTGAGGTTAATCAGCTTCTCCATAGCCTCCACCTGCCTGCTCAGATGCTTCAGGTACATTCCACACGCTCGACAGTAGGACTCCAGAAGTAAACCAAATCTCTGACTTACAGTTTTATTGTGCATTTCAGACCTACACAGAGAGGAAGAACAGTTACAGCTTTAAGACAAGACCACTTACAGGTGCGAAAATGGAACTATACCCATAACATTTTCCTCAAGGTGGCTTATTGGTCCTTCTTCCCAACAAAGTAATTAGTGGTGACTTCCCACAACTCGTCTCATTTTGACTGGACTGATCAGAGTTCAGTATTACTTACAACTAATTCAGCACAGAATTTTCAGGCTTTCCCCTCTTCTGTCCACCCCCTTCCTTCTTGCTCCCTGTTCTTTTCTAACACTTTCCTTAATCAAAAATCCATGCTTCTCAGAAACGCTGTACTAACCCTCAAGTTTTCAACTCAAGTTCCAGATTTCTTGCTCAGACAAAGGCTAAACAAGCATGTATGAACTGTAATTTTCAAAGACTTATGTGGTCAAACTTGGTGGGTCGCTTTAGGCCTAACTATTTGTAAAGCATGAAGGTATTCCAGACTTCTAAAGAGATAggaattttttttagaaacataCTTTTCTATATATTTCTGGCTTAATTTCAGAAGTAGCTCTGCTTTAGCAAAATTTTCTGGAAGACTGGTGAGGGGATCTGGCATACAACAAAGTTCAAATAGCAGAAATCTGTCAAAATTGTAAACAGCTAACAACATGGGAAGCTTCAGCAATCTCAATTAGGCTACCTGGTTTTAGAATAATCAccattagaggaaaaaaatatcatctaATCATCCAGCTTTTTAAACTGGAAGGGATGCATTCTATTACCAAACTATGCACTCGAACTCTTAAAATAAAGCTTGCTTTGTTTAAACACAGTAGGTATCTCATAACCCCTAATCATGATATTAAGCTTACTTTAAATGCCAAAAGAAGAAGTGTCCTATCCTTTGATTCGTCAGTGCTTTCTTGAGTAAAAATCTCACAAGCTGATTATCTAAATACTGTTCATATTTCAGAACCTAGttaaggataaagaaaaaaacattatttctattaGTCTACATGTAGATTAAGACATTTAGATAAAACACAATGCAAGTTTTACATTAAATTTTGTAGAATGACTGATCTTGGTATTTTATGCTTGTACGTGTCAGCGTACGAACAGTATCTGCTAACTGAGTGCATAGACTGCTTCTCTTTCAGAAACTTACCATCTGAGGCTTCCTTCACTATTACTAAATATTTTAGCCTCAACTtgcttcaaattttaaaaagatgcttCTGTTCATACTTTCCTATATGCAAGACAGCTGAAACAGTTGCCTGTTCCAGCTGGTAGAACAGTTCTGTATCTGTTAAATTTTGGCATTTAATATTTGTAACAGATACCAAAGCACTACAGAAAATGAGCTACATTTTATCTTTAAGAGCTCCTCCTGCTAATATAATCTGCAGTGCAAACAGATACTGCTGATGACCTCACAGTCTCCTAACTTTTGTTGTACTTTAAACCTCTGTAATTATCAAACATACATAAGACATCAAGTATACCAAAATGTTATATACCTGTACTAGCTGGATTAAGTACTGTGACAATTTGTCATCTGTCAAGTACTTCTCTAGACACCGAACTGCAAAAGCTCGCACCATTGGATCTGGATAATTACAATCCAAAAGCTCCATTGCTTGCTCTGGCTTGATCGGAGGCCAGTCTTTTACCAAACAGTACATCTGTGAACAAAAAGTCCAAGGACGTTACACACTTGCATTGATTAGCAAGAAGTTATAATACACACTCAGCAGAAGGTATCAAACACAAACTGCTTCTGAATAGAAGCTGTTTACTTGCCAGTCACCTCTAAATGAACAATTTGGTATTAGCTACCAGCTCATTGTTTTTTTTATCcactataaaaaaataaaacctcgCATTTAACTAATTGACATAACAAAGATTGAAGTAAtgccagcagaagaaaaactaggACTCAGACTGAGCTAAAGAATGAGAAATGAGGACCTTTTCTGGACCAGGCAAATAGATCacataaaacaaatacagactGATCATCCAGTTACAATGGCAACTTGAACCATCTAAGTTTTCATTCAACATATCATACACACAGCTTCTGGAAGTTTTCTTGTTAAGTAACATTTTCAAACTCTTCAGAACTTAAAactttttcagtgttgttaCCTGAGCTACTTCATCTCTAGAATTCCATTTAACTGACAAAAGTAATTTGGGCAGAATTTCTGGTGTATTTACACAATAATGCctgcaaaagataaaaaaggTTGTTTGTACAAAgcatcattttgttttgatatcTACCACATCCCTTCAGTCCCgcatctttttctccctttgtcaGCAGGATCCAACTGGTATCATAAAGTGTTGTCTGGACGCAAGACTACAGTAATagggaaaacaaattaattcaaCAACTTAGCTCATAAGCCTTTTCTAAAACACAACCTAAACaatacagaataaagaaaaaggaccaAAGCCCAAAACAATCAAAATCAAGTGAATGAAGTTTGACTGTAACAAcaaatgattttctgttttgtgcgTGTTTTGTTTCTCCCCTCCCAATACCTGTGGCTCCAAAGGAAGTCCTTCTCTTGTTCAGTGATTTCAGACAAAGGATCCCGCGTACATATGGCTCGCAGCTGCTCCTTGTCACTTTCTCTTAATTCGTTATCTCTAGCTATTCTGTTACTCTGTAGAGAGAAATTGGTCCATTAACCCTCCACACGTTTTCTTCTGTTGTCATACATCATACACAAGTGTTTTAACAACATAGGAACATATGTATGTCATGCCATACTACCTTGCTGTTTCCTTCTATTAAAAGTGAGCacttacaattaaaaaaaaaagagaaattaaagacTGCTTTTAGTTGCTACTGGGACAAGAAGTACATTTCACAAAATCAGCTGTTTGGAAGAATAACTGCAGTTGGAATCTGATGAGCAACAGACTAGTGAGGTACAAAATGAAacaggtcacttctgtctccaGTTTTGACACTGCTGAGAACTGCTGAAAGGGCTGAAAAAGAATCAGAACTGAAAAAGCAGAGTATGGATGTTGAAtaatagaatcattcaggttggaaagaacctctgagatcatctagtccaacctttaacctagcaaTGCCAAGTCCACtactgaaccatgtccctaagctctacatctacatgtttttttgaagacctccagggatggtggctcaactacttccctgggcagcatgTTCCAATACTTCCCAacactttcagtgaagaatttttttcctaatgtccaaccTAGACCTCCTCTAGCACAACTTaaagccatttcctcttgtcttatcacgTGGTGCTTCAGAGAAGAGACCAATCCCACCTCGCCATAGCCTCCTTTAAAGTAAttgtagagtgtgataaggtctcccctgagcttccttttccccaggctaaataaccccagctccctcagctgatTCTCGTAAGACTTGGTCTCTAAACCCTTcgccagcttcattgcccttcttaGGGCAATGTAATAAATGAGTGTAATAACGTAATAAACAAGTTTGACACTTAAGAAGATGCTATCCCAAAAGCTCTACTCAGGAACAGGGTTTTTAAGGCGAACTGATGTTTTGATGTCTGTACAATACTGACTTCTACGAAAGAAAATGAGCATTAACCCTTTTCAAAGTTCAAAAAGCTTAAACTGTATAACTTCtagaactgagaaaaaatacCACAGTATTTGATCTTTTGTTCTGCTCTTTCCCTGTGTAATTTCTActgaacacattaaaaaaatacagaatgaaagaatgaacCGGGCTTTATCCACCAGTTTTGTTGGCTGTAATTTTCCACTGGTTGAACTAGaactttgaaacagaaacatctGCATGTCTTTTACAGAAAGTCTTTCCAATGCATctagcttaaaaaaacaaacaaacaaaaaagaacaaaagaaaaaaacacacccaaaacagaaacaaaaaagaaaaaaacacaaaacacaaactgaAGAAAGGAACAATATGAAATTTCCAGGTAGGAGATCAAGGCACCCTTTAAAAAGTGAAGTGGTAATATTTCTAAGAACGCACGCAGATGTAGAACCAGTTGTTATATTACGCCACACGATATATACTTGCAGATTCCAAGTTCTCTACTTTGTATTCacttttaattacataaattACGTGCTTCCATGATGGGTTCACTCCTATCATATGTGACAAGAATATTCCAGCCTTCAAGCTTCCATCTATCAATATTACATCACAGAATTTTTAGTACCTTTATCTCTTGTTAATGGGACAGTCTGAAGCACGTTGACTGAATTTAAAACTGGGGGAATTCAGGACTACTGTTTGTGTTGACACAGAAAGATTTCTTGAACGCTTTCTTAGATATTATGTTAACATACAATGCAGATACCAAAGCCAGAGTCGTTCTGTAAGGAAGTTAATGGATAAACAACTCTACAATCACCCTACTCCTGATATAAAATCAAGTAGTTGATATTGAATAAGAGATTAATTGTACATATTTATCTTGATTCTGAGTTATCCTAAATTGTAATTAAATGTcaaaaaagtataaaatgtaCCTGCATAGCGGGTCAGAAAGATCATAGATTAGGTCAAGCccagaaggaaaatgcatttattctgtTGCAGTCAACACCAAAAACTTGAAATTCTATGAATTGTGGGACAGTAAATGAgatttaatatttgaaaagtctttCATATTCAAGATAATAATGGATCTATAAATGCTGCCTTatgcattaatttatttaaatgcagtgTAATGCATTCCAAGGTAAACAAATAGATGTAGTTATACTCTCTATAACATTTATATAGAAATCAAACTTAAGTGACTGCTTTGCTGATTATGACCATTTCAGGCATATAGCTCTTTCAGATACGGCAAATGCTAGCAATCTAGTATCTGATTTTAAATGTGTAATGCATCGTCTCTTATTTCCCTAAAAATACTTAATGTTAAAAATAGCCATAAATATGCACAGTACTTGAATATAGATAGTTTGGCCGCAGACCTGAAGATACCACACATTAAACCAACAAACCAATActaacaaaccaacaaacacaaTACTAAGAGATCACTAGTGATGTTAAATCTCACACAGTGAGATTTAAAAAAGGAtaaggggatttttttcagacaagAAGGAGggttggaaaaaaagcagcatgaatAAGGGGAAAGGGAAACCTGGAATAAAATACTGGAATAAATTTCTCTGTTTCCCTATCAACTTAGTCATTGATGCAAATAGACTTTCTCCGTATTTAACCACTATGACCTGCTTTTACAGTATTGTAAGGTTTATcacaaaaaaggaaaggcagTAAATTGAGACATTATTCTacctcaaatatttttaaattctaaaatGCAAGTTGATCATTACTTTGTCACTGGCTTAGTCTCCTCACCCTTTTCAGTTTTTGCCTACATATAAAACTAAATGATGAGTTCAACATATCAAAGCCTAGATAAAAGGCTGTGTAACAGCAAAGGAATGTCATTTAACAACATGCCAGCTGTCCTTAAAAACTTACTgagagccctgcagcacctctcaGTCACAATATATACCATAAGCAGATAATACCAGTTGACGATGGACTTGCCATAGAGTATCAAGAGAAACCCAATACCTACAACCCTGTGTTCAAGATGTTTTGAGAGGAGCCTGTTGTAAATATCACCAGAATTCCCACACTGGAGGCTTACTCACACCTACACAATTTTTGGTACGGCAGAACTTTTCACACAGACCACAAAGCTGTGTTGGGGAACTCTCCAGTCTTTAAACCAGCCTCcataagaaaatgtaaacataCCAACTAATTTCACAGCCTTGTCTTTAGGAACatattatttttagctttactgccttttttttaattcttttattcaTACAAAATGTGCTTTCAAGTAAGCTTCAAATCCCACCAAACAGGCAATCTTCAATGCAGTTTGTCTTCATGGAAGAGGGGGCTAAAGGGCTACTCTCATGTCGTAAGTATGCCAATCAATTCCTTTACAAATCATGGTACTTATGGTCATAATAAGTCCATTAAACAGGCAATAAAAAGTTATTAGCACCTTTACGCTAAACAAGAAAGCCTCTTTATAAACATGAAAttgcaacaaagaaaaacagtaccACTGAAGGAGAATTACAACTTTTGAAAAGTAGTTTAGACATCTGAATCTGTAATTTAAATACGTCAAAAAGGTCCTAACTTTGCACAGTAAGACAGTTTCTCTTTCAAGCATGGGTCAGTTATTAATTAAGACAGTTTATTGGTaatagaaaggaaggaaattataTTACTCtgtgctaaaaagaaaaaaaaaaattgatttcttcCTCTTACAATGAAGGAATCCTTCTTCCTGTATCCTGATTTATCACTAGcatactcagaaaaaaagaaagaagagtaaGTACTTTCATATTTTAGTAGGTATTCTTGGAAGGTAAGTTTGTCTTACCAGCCCCGCATAGCTGTAGTTGAACCCCAGTTCACGTGAGATAGTCCAATTGGCATGTTCTTCAATCACTGTCATATCTGGAAACTTAACAGGATTGCTAAACCAATCGAATTCCAGCTCTAAACATGGAGTTTCCTATGTAAAGggaatttaaattaatttttcagtccAGTGATACTAATTAGAATATGGCACATTTTGAATATGTACCCCTAAGAAAGAAATTCACATGCAAATACCTACCTTATTCGGATTCGATCCAGTAACACCAATAGGATTCAACAAATCTTCCAGTCCATGAGGTACTGCCCACAAATTCAAAGCCATTTTCCCAGATACAAGAGTGTCTGTGTAATCAAACATGTTTATATTTCCCCAAGCCAATGGGCAGTGCTCCTTAAAGAGATTAAAAGATGATCTTTCAGTTTCATCTTCTAATTACTGCACAgtagtacattttaaaaaggaaacacagtagattaaa
This sequence is a window from Anser cygnoides isolate HZ-2024a breed goose chromosome 9, Taihu_goose_T2T_genome, whole genome shotgun sequence. Protein-coding genes within it:
- the PIK3CA gene encoding phosphatidylinositol 4,5-bisphosphate 3-kinase catalytic subunit alpha isoform — encoded protein: MPPRPSSGELWGIHLMPPRILVECLLPNGMIVTLECLREATLLTIKHELFKEARKYPLYQLLQDESSYIFVSVTQEAEREEFFDETRRLCDLRLFQPFLKVIEPVGNREEKILNREIGFAIGMPVCEFDMVKDPEVQDFRRNILNVCKEAVDLRDANAPHSRALYVCPPNVESSPELPKHIYNKLDKGQIIVVIWVIVSPNNDKQKYTLKINHDCVPEQVIAEAIRKKTRSMLLSSEQLKLCVLEYQGKYILKVCGCDEYLLEKYPLSQYKYIRSCIMLGRMPNLMLMAKESLYTQLPLDTFTMPSYSRRISTATPYMNGEATAKSLWTINSALRIRILCATYVNVNIRDIDKIYVRTGIYHGGEPLCDNVNTQRVPCSNPRWNEWLLYDMYIPDLPRAARLCLSICSVKGRKGAKEEHCPLAWGNINMFDYTDTLVSGKMALNLWAVPHGLEDLLNPIGVTGSNPNKETPCLELEFDWFSNPVKFPDMTVIEEHANWTISRELGFNYSYAGLSNRIARDNELRESDKEQLRAICTRDPLSEITEQEKDFLWSHRHYCVNTPEILPKLLLSVKWNSRDEVAQMYCLVKDWPPIKPEQAMELLDCNYPDPMVRAFAVRCLEKYLTDDKLSQYLIQLVQVLKYEQYLDNQLVRFLLKKALTNQRIGHFFFWHLKSEMHNKTVSQRFGLLLESYCRACGMYLKHLSRQVEAMEKLINLTDILKQEKKDETQKVQMKFLVEQMRRPDFMDALQGFISPLNPAHQLGNLRLEECRIMSSAKRPLWLNWENPDIMSELLFQNNEIIFKNGDDLRQDMLTLQIIRIMENIWQNQGLDLRMLPYGCLSIGDCVGLIEVVRSSHTIMQIQCKGGLKGALQFNSHTLHQWLKDKNKGEMYDAAIDLFTRSCAGYCVATFILGIGDRHNSNIMVKDDGQLFHIDFGHFLDHKKKKFGYKRERVPFVLTQDFLIVISKGAQECTKTREFERFQEMCYKAYLAIRQHANLFINLFSMMLGSGMPELQSFDDIAYIRKTLALDKTEQEALEYFMKQMNDAHHGGWTTKMDWIFHTIKQHALN